In Sandaracinaceae bacterium, the following are encoded in one genomic region:
- a CDS encoding protein kinase, which produces MKHAGETTSDEAQALLQNRVASFALSFGAIMLVAVIGRTIAVLRYPEELAFVPAGTLGFQAAATGCLLVIYLLTRGRPRSAGFVRVVEASGLLAAGACLEVVAFGMTERLLWGGAIHDMLRDPHTRIFGYFALVMPLIGLAFVLTYAMVMRAAFVPTSARHTTLLTLAVGAPLVPIGFLAGSAADGMGYHLFSSSSLATGAAIQWGITTVVCTMISKVIYGLREEVREAKRLGQYTLEGLIGEGGMGMVYRASHAMLRRPTAIKLLAPDRAGSEALERFEREVQLTAQLTHPNTVTIFDYGRTDDGVLYYAMELLDGATLEEVVEIDGPQPPARVVRVLEQVAGALGEAHSIGLIHRDVKPANIVLARQGGENDVAKVVDFGLVKEIERRVGATVSREGTISGTPLYMAPEILTEPDAGSPRSDLYALGAVGYYMLTGQHVFEGKTVIEILGHHMHSAPMAPSVRLGDRVPEELERLILDCLAKDPAERPQSASELRRRLEQCDVPRWTQRKAQLWWEAHGPGLSERRTSGPPPRSETTMTVDLVTRKA; this is translated from the coding sequence ATGAAACACGCGGGGGAGACCACGAGCGACGAGGCGCAGGCGCTGCTGCAGAACCGCGTCGCCTCGTTCGCCCTGAGCTTCGGCGCGATCATGCTCGTCGCGGTCATCGGGCGCACGATCGCGGTGCTGCGATACCCGGAGGAGCTGGCCTTCGTGCCCGCGGGCACCCTCGGGTTCCAGGCCGCCGCGACGGGCTGCCTCCTCGTGATCTACCTCCTGACGCGGGGCAGACCTCGGAGCGCCGGGTTCGTGCGCGTGGTCGAGGCGTCCGGGTTGCTGGCGGCTGGCGCGTGCCTGGAGGTCGTCGCCTTCGGCATGACCGAGCGGCTCCTGTGGGGCGGCGCCATCCACGACATGCTGCGCGACCCGCACACGCGCATCTTCGGCTACTTCGCGCTCGTGATGCCGCTGATCGGCCTCGCGTTCGTCCTGACCTACGCCATGGTCATGCGCGCCGCGTTCGTGCCGACGTCCGCGCGTCACACCACGCTGCTGACCCTCGCGGTCGGGGCGCCGCTGGTCCCGATCGGATTCTTGGCCGGCAGCGCCGCGGACGGGATGGGCTACCACCTCTTCTCCTCGTCCTCCCTCGCGACCGGCGCGGCGATCCAGTGGGGGATCACCACGGTGGTGTGCACCATGATCTCGAAGGTCATCTACGGCCTGCGCGAGGAGGTCCGCGAGGCGAAGCGGCTCGGGCAGTACACCCTCGAGGGGCTCATCGGAGAAGGCGGGATGGGCATGGTCTACCGAGCGTCGCACGCGATGTTGCGGCGACCCACCGCGATCAAGCTGCTCGCCCCCGACCGCGCGGGGAGCGAGGCCCTCGAGCGGTTCGAGCGCGAGGTGCAGCTGACGGCGCAGCTCACGCACCCGAACACCGTGACCATCTTCGACTACGGCCGGACCGACGACGGCGTCCTCTACTACGCGATGGAGCTGCTCGACGGGGCGACCCTCGAGGAGGTCGTGGAGATCGACGGCCCGCAGCCGCCCGCGCGCGTCGTGCGTGTCCTGGAGCAGGTCGCGGGGGCCCTCGGTGAGGCGCACTCGATCGGGCTGATCCACCGCGACGTGAAGCCGGCGAACATCGTGCTGGCGCGGCAAGGAGGCGAGAACGACGTCGCCAAGGTCGTCGACTTCGGCCTGGTGAAGGAGATCGAGCGGCGCGTCGGCGCGACGGTCAGTCGGGAGGGGACCATCAGCGGCACCCCGCTCTACATGGCGCCCGAGATCTTGACCGAGCCGGACGCGGGCAGCCCTCGCAGCGACCTCTACGCGCTAGGCGCGGTGGGCTACTACATGCTGACGGGGCAGCACGTCTTCGAGGGCAAGACCGTCATCGAGATCCTGGGGCATCACATGCACAGCGCGCCCATGGCGCCGTCGGTGCGGCTGGGAGACCGGGTCCCGGAGGAGCTCGAGCGGCTCATCCTCGACTGCCTTGCCAAGGACCCGGCGGAGCGTCCCCAGAGCGCGTCGGAGCTGCGGCGGAGGCTCGAGCAGTGCGACGTGCCGCGCTGGACCCAGCGCAAGGCCCAGCTGTGGTGGGAGGCGCACGGGCCGGGCTTGTCGGAGCGTCGGACCTCGGGCCCGCCGCCGCGCAGCGAGACGACGATGACCGTCGATCTCGTCACTCGAAAGGCGTGA
- a CDS encoding polysaccharide deacetylase family protein, translated as MRLAALSVDLDEIGCYAAIHGLEAPGRSGRAIYDKALPRLRALSASEGVPCTFFAIGRDLDRDNGARLRMLAEEGHEIANHSLDHLYDLTRRDRATITREIAGGMEAIERAVGVVPLGFRAPGYTITDAVFEVLEELGVAYDSSVFPCPAYYLAKTGAIGAIRLRGRRSRSVVDDPRVLSAPADPYRVGTPYWRRGDGVLELPIGVSRGPRLPYIGTSVVLSGETGAAILSRAIVGRPLVNLELHGIDLADAEEDGLGWLRPHQPDLAKSAQAKERALRSAIGTLRDAGYRFVTLGEAAEAFAGSSAG; from the coding sequence GTGCGCCTCGCCGCTCTCAGCGTCGATCTGGACGAGATCGGTTGCTACGCGGCGATCCACGGGCTCGAGGCGCCAGGGCGCTCGGGCCGAGCCATCTACGACAAGGCGCTCCCTCGCCTCCGCGCGCTCTCCGCGAGCGAGGGCGTGCCCTGCACCTTCTTCGCGATCGGTCGGGACCTCGACCGAGACAACGGCGCGCGGCTGCGCATGCTGGCGGAGGAGGGCCACGAGATCGCCAACCACTCGCTCGACCACCTCTACGACCTGACGCGGAGGGACCGCGCCACGATCACGCGCGAGATCGCGGGCGGCATGGAGGCGATCGAGCGCGCGGTGGGCGTGGTGCCGCTGGGCTTCCGCGCCCCGGGCTACACCATCACCGACGCGGTGTTCGAGGTGCTGGAGGAGCTGGGCGTCGCGTACGACTCGAGCGTCTTCCCCTGCCCCGCCTACTACCTCGCCAAGACGGGCGCGATCGGCGCGATCCGGCTGCGAGGGCGACGCAGTCGCAGCGTGGTCGACGATCCGCGCGTGCTCTCCGCGCCGGCCGACCCCTACCGCGTGGGCACACCCTACTGGCGCCGCGGGGACGGGGTCCTCGAGCTGCCGATCGGGGTTTCCCGTGGACCGCGCCTGCCCTACATCGGAACCAGCGTGGTGCTGTCGGGGGAGACGGGCGCGGCGATCCTTTCGCGCGCCATCGTGGGGCGGCCGCTCGTGAACCTCGAGCTGCACGGGATCGATCTCGCCGACGCCGAGGAGGACGGGCTCGGTTGGCTGCGCCCGCACCAGCCGGATCTGGCGAAGTCGGCGCAGGCGAAGGAGCGGGCCCTGCGCAGCGCGATCGGCACGCTCCGGGACGCAGGCTATCGGTTCGTGACCTTGGGGGAAGCGGCGGAGGCCTTCGCCGGTTCGTCGGCCGGATGA